In one Methylocaldum szegediense genomic region, the following are encoded:
- the merR gene encoding Hg(II)-responsive transcriptional regulator has product MKAPTFTIGRLAKQAGVNVETVRYYQRRGLLDQPDKPLDGARRYPVTAVERIRFIKRAQALGFTLEEIAVLLRLDEACACSETRELAVRKLALIERKLADLSAMRDVLKELVHQCDEGAGQTPCPIIRSLAQN; this is encoded by the coding sequence ATGAAGGCGCCGACATTCACCATTGGACGCCTGGCCAAGCAAGCCGGAGTGAACGTGGAAACCGTCCGCTATTATCAGCGGAGAGGGTTGTTGGATCAGCCCGACAAACCGCTGGACGGAGCGCGTCGCTACCCCGTGACTGCGGTCGAACGGATCCGGTTCATCAAGCGGGCGCAGGCGCTGGGATTCACTCTGGAAGAAATCGCCGTATTGCTTCGGCTCGATGAAGCCTGCGCCTGCTCTGAAACGCGGGAACTGGCCGTGCGTAAGCTAGCCCTGATCGAGCGTAAGCTCGCTGATTTGAGCGCCATGCGCGATGTCCTGAAAGAACTCGTGCATCAATGCGATGAAGGAGCGGGACAAACCCCTTGTCCGATCATCCGGTCCCTGGCGCAGAATTAG
- a CDS encoding YnfA family protein, whose amino-acid sequence MTTSLFFTLAAFFEIAGCFAFWSVWRLGKPWPWLNAGIVSLCLFAWLLTRVEVEAAGRAYAVYGGVYIAASLAWLWWVEGHRPDHWDIIGATVCLVGAAIILWGPRS is encoded by the coding sequence ATGACCACTTCTCTGTTTTTTACCCTGGCTGCCTTCTTCGAAATCGCTGGCTGCTTTGCTTTCTGGAGTGTCTGGAGGTTGGGCAAGCCTTGGCCGTGGCTCAATGCCGGCATCGTCAGCCTATGCCTGTTCGCCTGGTTGTTGACCCGAGTCGAAGTCGAGGCGGCGGGCCGGGCCTATGCGGTCTATGGCGGCGTGTACATCGCCGCTTCGCTGGCGTGGCTTTGGTGGGTCGAAGGCCATCGGCCCGATCATTGGGACATCATCGGGGCGACTGTTTGTCTGGTGGGGGCGGCCATCATCCTGTGGGGGCCGCGATCATGA
- a CDS encoding GDCCVxC domain-containing (seleno)protein yields MSTVILESLLTCPACGFARLETMPTDACQFYYECTNCKTLLRPEAGDCCVFCSYGSVKCPPVQEHRKHGGCCG; encoded by the coding sequence ATGAGCACAGTCATTCTCGAATCCCTTCTCACATGTCCCGCATGCGGTTTTGCTAGGCTGGAAACCATGCCGACGGATGCTTGCCAGTTCTATTACGAATGCACCAACTGCAAGACGCTGCTGCGTCCCGAAGCCGGGGATTGCTGCGTGTTCTGTTCCTACGGATCGGTAAAATGCCCGCCGGTACAGGAACACCGCAAGCATGGGGGATGTTGCGGCTGA
- a CDS encoding DUF2507 domain-containing protein, with protein MNSTTPPTDPAKVLQAGYPTVDIANALKIVRPNLGNDAGVALFRLLRLVAIEDILGRGASAMAYYAGKKLGKELGIVKLEDFLGLCATLKIGIIEVPVLAKDKVHVDVYECVTCSGLQPVGRPLCHFEGGLIAGVVEHVTQRRTQAVEVTCIGGLGDRSCGFDLELQGELIK; from the coding sequence ATGAATTCGACAACTCCACCAACGGACCCGGCGAAAGTGCTCCAAGCCGGGTACCCTACGGTCGACATCGCAAACGCTTTGAAGATTGTGCGTCCCAATCTCGGCAACGATGCCGGCGTGGCGCTTTTCAGATTGCTGAGACTGGTGGCCATCGAGGACATACTCGGCAGGGGTGCTTCGGCCATGGCTTATTACGCCGGCAAGAAGTTGGGCAAGGAGCTCGGAATCGTCAAGCTCGAAGACTTTCTCGGACTCTGCGCGACCCTTAAGATCGGGATCATAGAAGTCCCCGTGCTGGCCAAGGACAAGGTGCATGTCGATGTCTACGAATGTGTCACGTGCAGCGGCCTCCAGCCCGTGGGGCGTCCGCTCTGCCATTTCGAGGGCGGGTTGATCGCCGGGGTCGTCGAGCACGTCACGCAAAGGCGCACCCAGGCCGTGGAAGTCACATGCATCGGCGGGCTGGGCGACCGCAGCTGCGGCTTCGATCTCGAACTCCAGGGCGAACTTATCAAATAG